The genome window GTAAACCAAAGAAAAGTAGAGTATCGCCAAAACTCAACAAATCTAGACacgactcggactcggacatgtCACCTCCACGAGGTAGAAAATCCCGTCACGATAGTGACTCGGATATGTCACCCCCTAGAAGTCGGGGAAATGGTGGTAAGTCACCGACTAGAAGAACTCGTCATGATAGCGACTCTGATGTGTCGCCTCCAAGGAGGactaaaattaatacaaattcatCTAAAAGAACTCGTCATGACAGCGACTCTGATGTGTCACCCCCTAGAAGAAATCAACATCAGGGTAGTGACTCTGATGTGTCACCCCCTAGAAGAAATCAACGTCATGGTAATCAACGTCATGGTAGTGACTCGGATGTGTCCCCTCCGAGGAGAAAAGCTTCCAAGAGTAAGACAGACTCGGATTTAAATCCACCACGAAAATCAAAACAAAGGAGACGTGATTCTGATTCAGATTTGTCTCCTCCGAGAAAAACTGGTCGACGAGGATCAGACTCAGATCTCTCTCCGCCGAGGCGGAGTAGAGGCTCCAAAGGGTCAGATGGAGGAAGAGAAAGAAAAGTTGAAAGGTCAAGAGGTCGACAAGATTCTGATGGTGACTTGTCACCTCCAAGACGAGATAAGTCGGGGAAATCAAGGCTGGATAAAATGGCTTCTGGTAAGTAAAATTTATGTTACTACTTCATGTTTATGCACAGAAGTTTTGTATATAATTCTTTGCATAATTATAGCCAGTTGCAACACAAAGGGGCATATGTAGGGCCTCAGATTCGTAACATTTGTTacgagcagtgttcgaaataagcacttatcctcttgttctcttgtccaaaaatcactggggacaaccatattgagctatgtacttatcccctggacaaccacttgATTTTACCTcaaaaagtatgacacattttggggacaaccaaaatgtattgaggacaagcagaatttatgctttagttatcctccggataacctccatattttccttatttcggacactggttacgagaatcaatttctttcattaTATTGAATCATGCAGTAAATGAAGCGACTTGGATGgtttttgattcttgcaaactggCACGAAATCAAGGCCCTGATGCCCCAATCAACTTAGATTTTACCAATCACCTGATTCCCCATCCCCAGTCCAAACAAAAATACCACTACTTTGGGGGAAAGATTTCACTTGCCCCCCCCATGGTGGCGTGCATTGACGatattataattttttaataattgatTGCATTCGGGTACATCACAGAAACTATATTACAAATACAATGTTTACACAGATTATTTGTAGGATCGCTCAGAAGCCTGATACTGATaatctgcaatgggctattccatttaaaagccacactacccctgttaaagatgttagaaatataatCTACAGagagagagtatgaatttcaagtggaatgaacacattaggcagctccatttgaatttcatacaccctctaaaaACGATTCAACATAAATCTTCAGCAGacggagggcgagtttcaaatggagttcatTAGTATGctgattccatttcaaattcatactcccccagtggaagatatttcccaaatcttccacagggggagtgtggacttaaAATAGACTGACCCAATCTTGATATTTTGTCTATCCCAGGTGCTAAGGCTGGTCTACAGGATGCTAGAACTATGCGGAACGAAAACAACGCAACACGGAAAAGAAACACTGAGATGTTCTCTCATATGACCGATGAGATGTCAGGGAAGAATGCAGGTATatgtctactccccattccagataaatatAGCACTAActttttgggatttaaaaaaatatgatcatgttctccaaaataaaacatagctaaatcctaatcctttagttagtcctaactggcaataaaagtaaaattttaatattttgccaatttcttgaaaaaagagcccaaaacatacattttgggcatgttttctgacaatcgactcacaaaaatcaaagacttgtaacaagtctaagcattcaaaatctagagTAGATGCCGCAATTTTGCTCTTAATTCCCACTTTTTTGTGTTGCTATAATTAAATActtggttataaaaatgaaatatgtcttttccaaaaactagaatgcataaactgaaattagtcttagtaccagtctttaggcttgattgtcacagcatacgaaaaacaccctaaaaacgtgtgtttttggcccttaattccacaaatttgctaaatattaaattttttcttttactgccagttaggactaactaaaggattaggatttagctttgtttcatttggcaaaacaggataatattttttatcccaaaaaattagtgctgtatttttctggaatagggagtaatgcAGGCATCAAAGGGAGTCTTGAAAATACCCCCCCTTAACCTTGGTTCATTCTTCACTCATGTGCAACAAGCGTACAAACTTGCACaaaaaaatctactttttgcccAAAACAGCTGATGTTATATGTATACTGATGTAGCAATTTCTGTCAAACTGAATCCACTTTGGGCCAAAAAAATGCCtgattttacatcaaattttaaagatatttcaagaaattccaaaagagcaaatctgggtcggtcagaccagtagaacagggttttttgttttgtccTCAAAACCTCACTATTGTTTATATGTATAGGGTTAAAAccaggccttcatttttgaaaattgcaggagctctattaatcactctcctgagtttactAAGGTGCTCAATCTTTTTATATATGTATAAAAACATACAGGGGTTTCAGTAGTGAGGAGCTTAGTAAATCATACTCCTAAAATGgtgttaaggagagctgtaggagctctgatgcaattgagctcctcaaaaatgaaggtctgtAAAACAGTCAATATGGATAAAATTTCTCCTCATTAAATGTTTAAACTTGAGAGCTTGATATTTCCCTACATCCAGGTTCATCTGGAAATTCAGGTCTGAGGCCATATCCAGAAATTCAGATTTAGGGCAATATTTTTACACCTTTCTGGATCTTTTGTTATTCACAGAAACTGTTTTCAGGGATAGGTCAAGTGGACGCAGGAGAGACTTGAAGATGGAGAAGATTAAACAAAGGGAAGAACAGCAGAAGAAAGCAGAGGAAGATGAGAAGTTTATGGAATGGGGAAAAGGGtaagaatttgttaaaaagtttTGTGATAACAAATTTGTGATAGTATACTGTCCAATACCCCTGGTGGAGTCAAGTGGATCTGCTGTTCTTAGTCTCTGATTTGGTAGGTCATTCCACTCTCTTACTGTTCTGGGTAGAAAGGCAAATTTGCTGACGTCTTTGTCGGCATCAATAAGATGATATGCGGAGTTCAGCTTAGTAGGATTGTAAAGATCATAAACTGGTTAATTTTGCTAGCCGAATCCAATAAAATATTACTCTCGGAACTGAGCTTTCAACATTTTAGCTGATgacttgatcacagatgaactggtccactgcttttcccgcgagacGTAGTTGCTAATGACGCATCCTCattacccggaagtgatgttgatttaagcaaaaatcatgtgattgtccaatcagattatgtgtctacgaactaggccactcccactgactaaaaaTGGTTTGTATAAGGTGTATCTTGGGCCACAGTGTTCAGCAAAatgttgtaaagtgtgctgaggcttattattattattattattgttatttttgttattaaaacAGACTTGTGCAGAAAAAGCAGATGGAGACAACTGCCAAGGACCATATCCATGAAATGGCCAAGCCAATGGCACGTTACCGGGACGATGAGGATTTAGATGCCATGTTGAAGGAGAAGGACAGAGAAGGTGACCCAATGTTGGCGTTCATGAAGAAGAAACAAGCTAAGCAAAATGCAAAACTTGGAATCAAAGGTAAGATATTAAGAAATTCTCAGTTCTTGCTTTCTTTTCTCTTCAACAAATTTTAGCAGCATCTTAggataagggaacaaaccaaaagttctaTGACGTCTATATCGCTTATTATGGGGGAGACAGTCAAAAAGTCAGATtacatttgaatacatgaatacaaaacccacccaagtccatgggaagtgattttgagagaaaaacctgtgtatcattttaattccttaagttagatttacctggtcaatatggtaagttttacgtgcaaatgagtggattaaactgtataaagtatgacgattagcatttcagggactttgtagggttcattttaaattttggactcgggtggttttttgaatcatattcaaagacaacaacgttggaatgagattaccactagtaagataatacaatataaagcacacaggtatatataatattgataagcattctgccatgtaatataaaccacacacgttcctttattaaacccattttttttcaaaagtcactctccagcaatgaatgtgttacaagtggacttttatacacactggatttcaatcaatgtgttacaagactcaaatcacggaattgggtgattctttcatacatgctatttctcacatgctcaatagacacagatgatgaatttgagttgttctttcaaacatatgacagacctatgtatagcaacaatttcccatgcttaactcaatttggccaacgtatggacttgggtgggttttgtattcatatattcatttgttCAGATATCGGTCAAATTTGATCTTTCGGgtttgaattttcaacatttcacacttatgttagagggagggagggggtcagcctcctaacaaaacaatttttgtttAT of Amphiura filiformis chromosome 14, Afil_fr2py, whole genome shotgun sequence contains these proteins:
- the LOC140170278 gene encoding uncharacterized protein; protein product: MATGLSKEEYLKRYLSGGGDDTKKKKKKKKQQGAVKSSRNMVIHDDDIDVKKLIPDFKDGDRHAVDKLNVDEAPLVADVIDERPVEEIQLEQFRTSNKWKLLHKDKDDDKGSSAASSRGRHDSDSDLSPARNRQSRHDSDSDQSPPQRNQTNSKPKKSRVSPKLNKSRHDSDSDMSPPRGRKSRHDSDSDMSPPRSRGNGGKSPTRRTRHDSDSDVSPPRRTKINTNSSKRTRHDSDSDVSPPRRNQHQGSDSDVSPPRRNQRHGNQRHGSDSDVSPPRRKASKSKTDSDLNPPRKSKQRRRDSDSDLSPPRKTGRRGSDSDLSPPRRSRGSKGSDGGRERKVERSRGRQDSDGDLSPPRRDKSGKSRLDKMASGAKAGLQDARTMRNENNATRKRNTEMFSHMTDEMSGKNAETVFRDRSSGRRRDLKMEKIKQREEQQKKAEEDEKFMEWGKGLVQKKQMETTAKDHIHEMAKPMARYRDDEDLDAMLKEKDREGDPMLAFMKKKQAKQNAKLGIKEKPKYKGPTPPPNRFNIMPGYRWDGVDRSNGFEKKFFIRNANKKAMDEVAYKWSIEDM